Proteins found in one Oribacterium sp. oral taxon 102 genomic segment:
- a CDS encoding Crp/Fnr family transcriptional regulator, giving the protein MTKAAQDTSIKYRDVPLFKGIALENLDALLFCMRSYVHSYKKGEHIRLRSERGQHVGIVLKGTVHMLKTDVWGNDTLLTYMSEGEIFGESLSALQEEDSYVTFVSSTATEVLFLSFDKAIHVCKNRCVFHYQLIENLFDLIGRKNRQLMEKIEVTSQSSLREKILAYLSMQAQKQNSRYITLSLSRTDMAQFLCTNRSAMTRELSNLREQGIIDFDKNTFVLKK; this is encoded by the coding sequence ATGACGAAGGCGGCACAGGATACGTCGATTAAATATAGGGATGTCCCGCTTTTTAAGGGGATAGCTCTCGAAAATCTGGATGCACTGCTGTTCTGCATGCGGAGCTATGTGCATTCCTATAAAAAGGGCGAGCATATCCGTCTTAGAAGCGAAAGGGGACAGCATGTCGGCATCGTGCTGAAGGGAACGGTTCACATGCTGAAGACCGATGTCTGGGGCAATGATACTCTGCTCACCTATATGTCCGAGGGCGAGATCTTCGGAGAGAGCCTCTCTGCCCTGCAGGAGGAGGATTCCTATGTCACCTTCGTGTCGAGCACTGCCACCGAGGTGCTCTTCCTCTCCTTCGACAAGGCGATCCACGTCTGCAAGAACCGCTGCGTCTTCCACTACCAGCTGATCGAAAACCTCTTCGATCTGATCGGCAGGAAGAACCGGCAGCTGATGGAAAAGATCGAGGTCACTTCACAGAGCTCCCTCCGGGAGAAGATTCTTGCTTACCTCTCCATGCAGGCGCAGAAGCAGAACAGCCGCTATATCACGCTGAGCCTGAGCCGAACCGATATGGCGCAGTTCCTCTGTACGAACCGGAGCGCCATGACCCGGGAGCTCTCCAATCTGCGGGAGCAGGGCATCATTGACTTCGATAAAAATACCTTCGTTCTGAAAAAATAA
- the hcp gene encoding hydroxylamine reductase — MENKMFCYQCQETAGCKGCTVQGVCGKTAETAGLQDLLIYVTKGLSAVTTALRREGKEVSAAVNHIVSVNLFTTITNANFDDAAIIARIRKTLEEKQRLLSQLSDTSSLPKAATADFTEAEYREAAKHVGVLATENEDLRSLRELITYGLKGLSAYTKHANALLKDDEAVDAFMQEALAKTLDDSLSVEELVALTLETGRFGVQGMADLDAANTGAYGNPEITTVELGVRKNPGILISGHDLKDLEMLLEQTEGSGVDVYTHSEMLPAQYYPFFKKFPHFAGNYGNAWWKQKEEFESFNGPILMTTNCIVPPRASYKDRLWTTGAAGFPGCRHISGEYGEKKDFSALIAQAKTCPAPTEIETGSIVGGFAHAQVFALADKIVEAVKSGAIRKFFVMAGCDGRQKARNYYTDFAAALPKDTVILTAGCAKYKYNKLNLGDINGIPRVLDAGQCNDSYSLALIALKLQEVFGLSDINELPIAFNIAWYEQKAVIVLLALLYLGVKNIHLGPTLPAFLSPNVAKVLVENFGIAGIGTVEEDLKLFGVA, encoded by the coding sequence ATGGAGAACAAAATGTTTTGCTACCAGTGTCAGGAGACCGCTGGCTGCAAGGGCTGTACGGTACAGGGTGTATGCGGAAAGACGGCGGAGACGGCGGGACTGCAGGATCTTCTGATCTATGTAACCAAGGGACTTTCCGCGGTGACGACCGCGCTTCGCAGGGAGGGAAAAGAGGTTTCTGCTGCGGTAAATCACATCGTATCGGTGAACCTTTTTACGACGATCACCAATGCGAACTTCGATGATGCTGCAATCATTGCCCGGATCCGGAAGACGCTGGAAGAGAAGCAGAGACTGCTCTCTCAGCTTTCGGATACCTCTTCCCTTCCGAAGGCTGCGACTGCGGATTTCACGGAGGCGGAGTACAGAGAGGCGGCGAAGCACGTAGGCGTGCTCGCGACGGAGAATGAGGACCTGCGTTCCCTGCGGGAGCTTATCACCTATGGGCTCAAGGGACTGTCCGCCTATACCAAGCACGCCAATGCGCTGCTGAAGGACGATGAGGCGGTGGATGCCTTTATGCAGGAGGCGCTGGCGAAGACGCTGGATGACAGCCTCTCTGTAGAGGAGCTCGTGGCGCTGACGCTGGAAACCGGCAGGTTCGGCGTGCAGGGCATGGCGGATCTGGATGCGGCGAATACCGGCGCATACGGCAACCCGGAGATCACCACGGTAGAGCTGGGCGTGCGCAAAAATCCGGGGATTCTGATCTCCGGGCATGACCTGAAGGATCTCGAGATGCTGCTGGAGCAGACCGAGGGAAGCGGCGTCGACGTTTATACCCATTCCGAGATGCTTCCGGCACAGTATTACCCGTTCTTTAAGAAATTCCCGCATTTCGCCGGAAATTACGGCAATGCGTGGTGGAAGCAGAAGGAGGAGTTTGAGAGCTTCAACGGCCCGATCCTGATGACCACGAACTGCATCGTGCCGCCGAGGGCAAGCTACAAGGATCGGCTCTGGACGACCGGCGCGGCAGGCTTCCCGGGATGTCGGCATATTTCCGGAGAGTACGGTGAGAAGAAGGACTTCTCCGCGCTGATCGCGCAGGCGAAGACCTGTCCGGCTCCGACAGAGATCGAGACCGGCAGCATTGTCGGCGGCTTCGCGCATGCGCAGGTATTCGCCCTCGCGGATAAGATCGTAGAAGCGGTAAAGAGCGGTGCGATTCGGAAGTTCTTCGTCATGGCAGGCTGTGACGGACGGCAGAAGGCGCGGAACTACTATACCGATTTCGCGGCGGCGCTTCCGAAGGATACGGTAATTCTCACCGCAGGCTGTGCGAAGTACAAGTACAACAAGCTGAACCTCGGAGACATTAACGGAATTCCCAGAGTGCTGGATGCAGGACAGTGCAACGACTCCTACTCTCTGGCGCTGATTGCCCTGAAGCTGCAGGAGGTATTCGGGCTTTCGGATATCAACGAGCTCCCGATCGCATTCAATATCGCATGGTACGAGCAGAAGGCGGTTATCGTTCTCCTTGCGCTTCTCTACCTTGGCGTGAAGAATATCCACCTCGGTCCGACGCTTCCGGCGTTCCTTTCCCCGAATGTGGCGAAGGTGCTGGTAGAGAACTTCGGCATCGCGGGCATCGGTACGGTAGAGGAGGATCTGAAGCTCTTCGGTGTAGCCTGA
- a CDS encoding DUF6553 family protein, with product MLLEPQRTEIEDYQKKYIAAWMNILIEGRMGTSFLNRGRVERRLQSFYAELDLEEETEAEARRERWERFAALWIETCVRDRTYSSAAFGMFHLKDETLARKIAAEIDEVTRQIPARLGMEERCRELRRIFIGQYLRMIPQGRENFPEGSEQFS from the coding sequence ATGCTTTTGGAGCCGCAGAGGACGGAAATAGAGGATTACCAGAAGAAATATATCGCTGCATGGATGAACATCCTGATCGAGGGGCGCATGGGAACGAGCTTCCTGAACCGGGGACGGGTCGAGAGGCGGCTGCAGAGCTTCTACGCGGAGCTGGATCTCGAGGAAGAGACAGAGGCAGAGGCGCGGCGGGAGCGCTGGGAGCGCTTCGCGGCGCTCTGGATCGAGACCTGTGTGCGGGACAGAACCTACAGCTCCGCCGCCTTTGGGATGTTTCATCTGAAGGACGAGACGCTGGCTCGGAAGATCGCGGCAGAGATCGACGAGGTGACGCGGCAGATCCCTGCCCGACTCGGCATGGAGGAGCGGTGCAGGGAGCTCCGCCGCATATTTATCGGACAGTATCTCCGCATGATTCCGCAGGGGAGGGAGAATTTCCCCGAGGGATCGGAACAGTTCTCGTAG
- a CDS encoding uracil-DNA glycosylase family protein yields the protein MGEAGKIEEIIRRLEADPRNRSYTDRGIPPVFQLSPEARILIVGQAPGKKVEETRIPFNDKSGEKLMQWLGIDRDTFYSDRIAILPMDFYYPGKGKTGDLPPRDFIAREYHEELLSLMPGLRLKILIGSYSTRYYLGKRAERNLTETVRNYRAYLPAYFPIVHPSPLNFRWQRKNPWFLEEVIPALRERVGQILQEEKA from the coding sequence ATGGGAGAAGCTGGTAAAATTGAGGAAATCATTCGAAGACTCGAGGCTGACCCGCGGAACCGCAGCTATACAGACCGCGGAATCCCGCCTGTCTTTCAGCTCAGCCCGGAGGCGCGCATCCTGATCGTAGGGCAGGCGCCCGGAAAAAAGGTGGAGGAGACACGCATTCCCTTCAACGACAAGTCCGGAGAAAAGCTGATGCAGTGGCTGGGGATCGACAGGGATACCTTCTATTCGGACAGGATCGCGATTCTGCCGATGGACTTCTATTATCCCGGTAAGGGGAAAACCGGAGACCTCCCGCCGAGAGACTTCATCGCCAGAGAATATCATGAAGAGCTCCTGTCCCTGATGCCGGGGCTCCGGCTGAAGATCCTGATCGGCAGCTATTCGACGAGGTATTATCTGGGAAAGCGGGCGGAGCGGAATCTGACGGAGACGGTTCGGAATTACAGGGCATATCTGCCGGCGTATTTCCCCATCGTGCATCCGAGCCCGCTGAACTTCCGCTGGCAGAGGAAGAATCCGTGGTTTTTGGAGGAGGTAATACCGGCACTGCGGGAGCGGGTCGGGCAGATCCTGCAGGAGGAAAAAGCATAG
- a CDS encoding sugar kinase — MDLNLRPASECKYDAVSLGEVMLRLDPGEGRIRTARAFRAWEGGGEYNVIRGLRKCFGLNTAVLTALADNEVGYLVEDFMMQGGVDVSLVKWMKTDGIGRVCRNGLNFTERGFGIRGAKGCSDRANTAISKATPEDFDFDYIFGELGVRWLHTGGIYAALSEQASATVVEAIKTAKKYGTIVSYDLNYRPSMWSAIGGQEKAQAVNKEIAKYVDVMIGNEEDFTACLGFQIEGQDENLKELNLEGYKKMINEAAKTYPNFKAVATTLRTVKTATVNDWSALCWAGGEIYKAKDYKGLEIMDRVGGGDSFASGLIYGLMTTGDAELAVNYGAAHGALAMTTPGDTTMARKSEVEAIMGGAGARVQR; from the coding sequence ATGGATTTGAATTTAAGACCAGCAAGCGAATGTAAGTATGATGCGGTTTCTCTCGGAGAGGTGATGCTCCGGCTCGATCCGGGCGAGGGCAGGATTCGTACCGCGAGAGCCTTCCGCGCGTGGGAGGGCGGCGGAGAATATAATGTTATCCGCGGACTTCGTAAGTGCTTCGGACTGAATACAGCGGTTCTCACAGCGCTGGCAGATAATGAGGTGGGCTATCTCGTGGAGGACTTCATGATGCAGGGCGGCGTAGATGTCTCTCTGGTGAAGTGGATGAAGACGGACGGCATCGGACGTGTTTGCCGGAACGGTCTGAACTTCACGGAGAGAGGCTTCGGTATCCGCGGTGCGAAGGGCTGCTCTGACAGAGCCAATACCGCGATCTCCAAGGCGACGCCGGAGGACTTCGATTTCGACTATATTTTCGGAGAGCTCGGCGTGCGCTGGCTGCACACCGGCGGGATCTATGCCGCTCTCTCCGAGCAGGCTTCCGCAACTGTGGTAGAGGCGATCAAGACCGCGAAGAAGTACGGCACGATCGTTTCCTATGATCTGAACTACCGCCCGTCCATGTGGTCTGCGATCGGCGGACAGGAGAAGGCACAGGCGGTGAATAAGGAGATCGCGAAGTATGTCGATGTAATGATCGGCAATGAGGAGGACTTCACTGCCTGTCTCGGCTTCCAGATTGAGGGGCAGGACGAGAACCTGAAGGAGCTGAATCTCGAGGGCTACAAGAAGATGATCAACGAGGCGGCGAAGACCTATCCGAACTTCAAGGCAGTGGCGACGACGCTCCGTACTGTGAAGACGGCGACCGTGAACGACTGGTCGGCGCTCTGCTGGGCAGGCGGTGAGATCTATAAGGCGAAGGACTACAAGGGGCTCGAGATTATGGATCGTGTCGGCGGCGGCGATTCCTTCGCTTCCGGGCTGATCTACGGGCTGATGACGACCGGAGATGCGGAGCTCGCGGTGAACTATGGTGCGGCGCATGGCGCGCTTGCAATGACGACGCCGGGCGATACGACCATGGCGCGGAAGAGCGAGGTCGAGGCGATCATGGGCGGCGCCGGCGCGAGAGTGCAGAGGTAA
- a CDS encoding YczE/YyaS/YitT family protein: protein MTRRIIGSIVGTVIISMGISIFKEAMLGIDAISGLNMRIAALLGLRLGVMNLITNSVFFLLQFLFGRRYIGLGTVVNGVGCGFIIEFFYEGFIVPFFGVLDSMPLRLLFVLLGVLVISVGVSIYQTADLGVAPYDYLSIGLRDHTPLPYFWCRMGTDCSCALLGFLLGGCGVGLVGLGTVVCSLGLGPFIQFFNRVLSERLLRYQAAWE, encoded by the coding sequence ATGACAAGGAGAATCATCGGAAGTATAGTGGGGACGGTTATCATTTCGATGGGCATCTCGATCTTTAAGGAAGCGATGCTCGGCATCGACGCGATCAGCGGACTGAATATGCGGATCGCAGCGCTGCTCGGGCTGCGGCTGGGAGTCATGAATCTGATCACGAATTCCGTCTTCTTCCTCCTGCAGTTCCTCTTCGGGAGAAGATATATCGGGCTGGGAACGGTGGTCAACGGCGTGGGCTGCGGCTTCATTATCGAGTTTTTCTACGAGGGCTTCATCGTCCCGTTCTTCGGGGTGCTGGATTCGATGCCGCTCCGACTGCTCTTCGTGCTGCTGGGCGTGCTGGTGATTTCCGTCGGCGTTTCGATCTACCAGACGGCGGATCTGGGGGTTGCGCCATACGACTATCTCTCGATCGGACTTCGCGATCATACGCCGCTGCCGTATTTCTGGTGCCGGATGGGGACGGACTGCAGCTGCGCGCTGCTAGGCTTCCTGCTCGGCGGATGCGGCGTGGGGCTCGTGGGACTGGGTACGGTGGTCTGCTCGCTGGGGCTCGGCCCCTTCATCCAGTTCTTTAACCGGGTGCTGTCGGAGCGGCTGCTCCGCTATCAGGCGGCATGGGAATGA